One Torulaspora globosa chromosome 5, complete sequence DNA window includes the following coding sequences:
- the TPH3 gene encoding Tph3p (ancestral locus Anc_5.164) has translation MRLLTSLRSSVNISRQGPAKVGNSKSIAGEDVALASPSSAPRTFRSLPQDLLDGIKPLLVLLQAHSRKTYYEWALDTLTQDIWQITSKDRPTHFYPVRKLLLVGTEVIVEAEELGACKVSLVEQNDRVQRLGIEVSGQVLSLNGGEVVFTCTNPSSLKDMEKLCLLSVFEYYSILKSVTGTIISGLGIILSDMHVVLSSAFNYKDWCEIYLQDQGWLKVWCHIDKVGKRGSGSQQSGRCQIKFYKDRKQASSSNLVCFIPDCEYTQDMFFYKDCKQASPDYSQMDLQEFLENLNMIKIVGNVCFPQEGFQKNRSRSSSTMSFLNGNETSSKRSSVAASPKSTSSRLKALSPTKGQHRRKTSELSLDSNHSQYKDLENCITDPKGLLIRPLSHNGVHHLEAMIRMIIPMMDCTRLYGRPSLFKSNRSHPESLMFGLPKLPTVDYFAREELSSLHMPGFEAGKFPSTDSNAVAMHYYSRSLHEKMTQDPHRDRKLSFRQLASITDHGKEQLPVLEKQEGSFLGSLTSLMV, from the coding sequence ATGCGCCTTCTAACGTCTCTTAGATCATCTGTTAATATTTCTCGCCAAGGCCCGGCAAAGGTAGGTAATTCCAAGTCAATTGCTGGTGAGGACGTGGCGCTAGCATCGCCTTCGTCGGCGCCACGCACATTCAGATCCTTGCCGCAGGATCTGTTAGATGGAATTAAGCCTTTGCTAGTGCTTCTGCAGGCCCATTCGCGTAAAACTTACTATGAATGGGCTCTCGATACCCTAACACAAGATATATGGCAAATCACGTCGAAGGATCGTCCCACCCACTTTTATCCTGTTCGGAAGCTCTTGCTAGTGGGGACTGAAGTGATTGTTGAGGCTGAGGAGTTGGGTGCTTGTAAGGTTAGTCTCGTTGAGCAGAATGATAGGGTGCAACGTTTGGGTATTGAGGTTTCAGGACAGGTTCTTAGCCTGAACGGCGGCGAAGTGGTCTTTACCTGTACAAATCCTTCCTCTTTAAAAGATATGGAGAAACTTTGTCTACTGTCAGTTTTCGAATACTATTCCATTCTCAAATCTGTCACTGGTACCATAATCTCGGGACTTGGTATTATATTATCCGACATGCATGTGGTCCTCAGCTCGGCATTCAATTACAAGGACTGGTGCGAAATATACTTGCAGGATCAGGGATGGCTAAAAGTATGGTGCCATATCGATAAGGTTGGCAAGAGAGGTTCAGGGAGCCAGCAGTCCGGTCGATGCCAGATCAAATTTTATAAAGACAGAAAGCAAGCCTCCTCCAGCAACCTAGTGTGTTTCATTCCTGACTGTGAATACACGCAGGACATGTTTTTCTACAAGGACTGCAAGCAGGCGAGCCCTGACTACTCACAAATGGATCTTCAAGAGTTTCTCGAAAATTTGAACATGATCAAGATTGTTGGAAACGTGTGCTTCCCGCAGGAAGGGTTCCAGAAGAACAGATCGCGTTCGTCTTCAACCATGTCTTTTTTGAACGGCAATGAAACTTCATCCAAGCGCTCCTCAGTTGCCGCGAGCCCGAAGTCGACCAGCTCCCGCCTGAAGGCGCTGTCGCCAACAAAAGGCCAGCACCGGCGCAAAACCTCAGAGCTCAGCCTCGATTCGAATCACTCCCAGTATAAGGATCTCGAAAACTGCATAACCGACCCCAAGGGTTTGTTGATAAGACCCTTATCTCACAATGGCGTCCACCATCTCGAGGCCATGATCAGAATGATAATCCCCATGATGGACTGCACAAGGCTCTACGGACGTCCCTCCCTCTTCAAGAGCAATCGAAGCCACCCGGAGTCTCTAATGTTTGGTCTACCGAAGCTGCCGACCGTAGACTATTTTGCCAGAGAGGAATTGAGTTCACTGCACATGCCCGGATTTGAAGCCGGAAAATTTCCCTCCACGGATTCCAACGCTGTCGCTATGCATTACTACTCCAGATCTTTACATGAGAAAATGACACAAGATCCCCACAGAGACCGTAAGTTGTCCTTCAGGCAACTCGCAAGCATAACAGACCACGGTAAGGAACAACTACCCGTGTTGGAGAAGCAAGAAGGGTCGTTCCTGGGCTCATTGACCTCTTTAATGGTGTAG
- the CCT3 gene encoding chaperonin-containing T-complex subunit CCT3 (ancestral locus Anc_5.163), whose translation MQNPTQAPVVFMNTSQERTTGRQAQISNITAAKAVADVIRTCLGPKAMLKMLLDPMGGLVLTNDGHAILREIDVAHPAAKSMLELSRTQDEEVGDGTTTVIILAGEILAQCAPYLIEKNIHPVIIIQALKKALSDALEVIKQVSRPVDVENDSAMKKLIEASIGTKYVSHWSDKMCDLALAAVKTVRVELGDVTAGEAVFEIDTKRYVRVEKIPGGDVLDSRVLKGVLLNKDVVHPKMSRSIQNPRVVLLDCPLEYKKGESQTNIEITNEEDWNRILQIEEEQVKYMCEQILAVKPNVVITEKGVSDLAQHFLLKGGCSVLRRVKKSDNNRIARVTGATIVNRVEDLKESDVGVQCGSFRIELIGDEYFTFLDECQNPKACTIMLRGGSKDILNEIERNLQDAMAVARNVMLAPSLSPGGGATEMAISVKLAERAKQLEGIQQWPYQAVADAMECIPRTLIQNSGGNPIRVLSELRAKHAQGAYTTGIDGDTGKVVDMVDYGIWEPEVIKQQSIKTAIESACLLLRVDDIVSGVRKQEE comes from the coding sequence ATGCAAAATCCTACTCAAGCCCCTGTGGTATTTATGAATACCTCCCAGGAGAGAACGACGGGTAGACAAGCGCAAATTTCAAACATCACTGCTGCCAAGGCTGTTGCCGATGTGATCCGTACTTGTCTAGGTCCCAAAGCGATGCTAAAGATGCTTTTGGACCCAATGGGCGGATTGGTGCTGACAAACGACGGACATGCCATCTTACGTGAGATCGATGTTGCTCATCCAGCTGCAAAGTCTATGTTGGAATTATCCCGTACACAGGACGAAGAAGTCGGGGACGGTACGACTACAGTCATCATTTTGGCTGGCGAAATATTGGCTCAATGTGCTCCGTATCtcattgagaagaatatcCATCCAGTGATCATCAttcaagctttgaaaaaagcGCTATCGGATGCTTTGGAAGTCATTAAACAGGTAAGCAGACCAGTAGACGTCGAGAACGACTCTGCAATGAAAAAGCTGATTGAGGCTTCTATTGGCACCAAATATGTTAGTCATTGGTCGGACAAAATGTGCGATCTTGCCTTGGCTGCCGTGAAAACAGTGCGTGTGGAATTGGGTGACGTTACCGCTGGCGAAGCGGTGTTTGAAATCGACACTAAGAGATATGTGCGTGTTGAGAAGATTCCCGGCGGCGATGTGCTAGATTCGAGAGTCTTGAAAGGTGTGCTGTTGAACAAGGATGTGGTGCATCCTAAGATGTCTCGTTCGATACAAAACCCAAGAGTTGTCCTTCTCGACTGCCCATTAGAATACAAGAAAGGTGAGTCACAGACGAATATTGAGATCacaaatgaagaggattGGAACAGAATCCTGCAGatcgaggaagagcaaGTCAAGTATATGTGTGAACAGATCTTGGCGGTTAAACCTAACGTTGTGATTACTGAAAAGGGTGTCTCTGATTTGGCCCAGCATTTCTTGCTAAAGGGTGGTTGCAGCGTGCTAAGAAGAGTGAAGAAATCTGACAATAACAGAATCGCTCGTGTTACTGGTGCAACTATTGTCAATCGCGTCGAAGACTTGAAAGAAAGTGACGTTGGTGTGCAATGTGGCTCCTTCAGAATAGAGCTAATCGGTGACGAGTATTTCACCTTTTTGGATGAGTGCCAAAACCCAAAAGCATGTACCATCATGCTTCGCGGTGGTTCCAAAGATATTCTAAATGAGATCGAACGTAACCTACAGGATGCTATGGCCGTTGCGCGTAATGTGATGCTTGCGCCATCTTTGTCTCCTGGTGGTGGTGCAACCGAGATGGCCATTTCAGTCAAATTGGCTGAACGAGCAAAACAATTAGAAGGTATACAACAATGGCCATACCAGGCAGTGGCTGATGCCATGGAATGCATTCCACGTACTTTGATACAGAACTCTGGCGGTAACCCCATAAGGGTGCTTTCGGAGTTAAGAGCAAAGCATGCACAAGGCGCTTACACAACCGGTATCGATGGTGACACTGGCAAAGTAGTAGATATGGTCGATTACGGCATTTGGGAACCAGAAGTCATTAAGCAGCAAAGCATCAAGACTGCTATCGAAAGTGCGTGCTTACTTTTGAGAGTGGATGATATCGTCAGCGGTGTGAGGAAGCAGGAGGAATAA
- the MAD3 gene encoding Mad3p (ancestral locus Anc_5.162): MMSNGSSNRGRTTNFNEIEEEKENILPLRDGRSAQGLSQVLNEDLSQLNCTRLTFERRLLEELEDLDDPLELFMEYINWINHAYPQGGSSKKSGMLDLLERCLMYFRDMETYKNDPRLLKVWLWYIEVFSADSDQDSKEIFIYMLRKRIGNKLALFYEAFAASLFEAGKFKEAHIILKMGVDENARPQNRLLKRLEECEMKLRIMNIEPSNSGPADRQFLESSSNLVLGRGRSSLLTTMQGGSSGNAVLDRDVRLAKYDVFRDEENANDVNAPLRNDGWDLLDSRANRTKENQATSTRITSGSNLGKIDQEGDYQQRQASSEKLPIFKDSLGRSEPVYKLVQVAGKKPEKIDCNFNLIYPTSNEEFCIEEILAISRNVYHKIDNDAVLAQDEAPMIKKRKKSAPLTEKKALLPSSQPPVSHIRDGSQNEPSNHSNQSEDNEKLQVVPSTSILPLRSGQEDDRTDHEKIKKQLQSPRSPTITYFSKSAMEEVYSMFNQHYQEPKAIADRDETTGRFVLDNITQDYTRQNLEDLTEVKRTDADGNTKTGNLYVEAAEKNIVASPHKEAIEAETASDIYGAGRHDFMTPIQERNEKPSETPSEGQNGDSGKDLSEVDGSSPFLTQPQLTTSGNKKSEAHIIEDPLNSKLRAQLLANVKPPLDDYETFYRYNQPLKMSALLKRIHRVSKSENKNPIVDFKKTGDLYCIRAELGEGGYATVYLAESSTGGLKALKVEKPASVWEFYILKQVEKKLKGNGVLRSIINASSLHCFQDESYLVLNYANQGTILDLVNLQKEKSKGPIDELLCMFMTIELMKVVEALHSVGIVHGDLKPDNCMIRFETGSLGPYQADGSEGWDRKGIYLIDFGRSFNMSLFEPGTKFKANWKTDQQDCVEMTKGIPWSYEADYFGLAGIIHSLLFGELIDTIQGPDGRVRLRNSFKRYWKQDIWSSIFDALINSNSFDCFPITSMLVESRLQIEAYLTSHNTDNLRCIIRDLESELTQARRGTRFSR, from the coding sequence ATGATGTCGAATGGCTCCTCTAACCGTGGCAGAACAACGAATTTCAATGAGAtagaggaagaaaaggaaaaTATTCTCCCATTGAGAGACGGTAGGTCAGCTCAGGGGCTTTCACAAGTTTTGAATGAAGATCTGTCGCAGCTGAATTGTACGAGGCTCACGTTTGAAAGACGATTACTGGAAGAACTCGAAGATCTGGATGATCCTTTGGAGCTGTTCATGGAATATATCAACTGGATTAACCATGCCTACCCGCAAGGTGgcagctcgaagaagagtGGAATGctggatcttctggaaCGCTGTCTTATGTATTTCAGAGATATGGAGACGTACAAGAACGATCCCAGGCTACTGAAAGTGTGGTTGTGGTACATCGAAGTTTTCTCTGCAGATTCCGACCAGGACAGCAAAGAAATATTTATCTACATGCTTCGAAAACGAATAGGCAACAAGTTGGCTCTGTTTTATGAAGCTTTTGCTGCGTCGCTGTTCGAAGCGGGAAAGTTCAAGGAAGCACACATTATTCTTAAAATGGGCGTTGATGAAAATGCTAGGCCCCAGAACCGgcttttgaagaggctCGAGGAGTGCGAGATGAAACTCCGAATTATGAACATAGAGCCCAGCAACAGTGGACCCGCGGACCGCCAGTTTTTGGAGTCATCGAGTAACCTCGTCTTGGGGAGGGGAAGATCATCTCTGCTGACGACCATGCAGGGAGGCTCCTCCGGAAACGCTGTGTTGGATCGAGATGTCAGATTAGCTAAATACGATGTGTTTCGTGACGAGGAGAATGCCAACGATGTCAATGCACCTTTGCGGAACGACGGATGGGACCTGTTGGATTCAAGAGCTAATAGAACCAAAGAAAATCAAGCGACTTCAACTCGGATAACAAGCGGCTCGAATCTTGGGAAAATCGATCAAGAGGGTGATTATCAACAGAGGCAAGCGagctctgaaaaattaccaatcttcaaagacagcCTCGGAAGAAGTGAACCAGTGTATAAGCTGGTACAAGTGGCTGGCAAAAAGCCTGAAAAGATAGACTGCAATTTCAACCTGATATATCCCACGAGCAATGAGGAATTttgcattgaagaaatactGGCAATATCACGCAACGTGTACCATAAAATTGACAATGACGCAGTCCTGGCCCAAGATGAGGCACCCATGAtcaaaaagaggaagaagtcaGCGCCTTTAACAGAAAAGAAAGCCCTATTGCCTTCCTCCCAACCTCCCGTGTCACATATCAGGGATGGCTCGCAGAATGAACCTTCAAACCATTCTAATCAATCAGAGGACAATGAGAAGTTGCAGGTTGTGCCGTCTACTTCAATTTTACCCCTGAGGAGCGGTCAAGAGGATGACCGTACAGATCatgagaagatcaaaaaacAGTTACAGTCTCCACGTTCACCGACAATCACTTACTTTTCCAAAAGCGCTATGGAGGAGGTATACTCGATGTTTAATCAACACTATCAGGAGCCTAAAGCCATTGCTGATAGAGACGAGACAACTGGCAGGTTTGTGTTGGACAACATTACCCAGGATTACACAAGGCAAAATCTGGAGGATTTAACAGAAGTCAAGAGAACAGACGCTGATGGAAATACAAAGACCGGAAATCTGTACGTTGAAGCAGCCGAAAAAAATATCGTTGCGTCGCCTCACAAGGAGGCAATCGAAGCAGAGACGGCTAGCGATATATATGGCGCTGGGCGCCACGATTTCATGACGCCAATACAAGAACGGAATGAAAAGCCATCTGAAACGCCTTCAGAAGGACAAAATGGAGATAGCGGTAAAGATCTTTCCGAGGTGGATGGAAGCTCACCCTTCTTAACGCAACCGCAACTAACGACTAGTGGAAATAAGAAATCAGAAGCACATATAATTGAGGACCCTTTGAACAGCAAATTGAGGGCGCAATTACTGGCCAATGTTAAGCCTCCTCTAGATGACTATGAGACATTTTACCGTTATAATCAGCCGCTGAAAATGAGTgctcttttgaaaagaattcATCGCGTTTCAAAATCAGAGAATAAAAATCCCATAGTGGACTTCAAAAAGACTGGTGATCTGTACTGCATAAGAGCGGAGCTGGGTGAGGGCGGCTATGCGACTGTGTATCTTGCGGAGTCCAGCACCGGCGGATTGAAGGCGTTAAAAGTTGAAAAGCCAGCAAGTGTATGGGAATTCTATATACTGAAGCAAGTGGAGAAAAAGCTCAAAGGGAATGGCGTTCTGAGGTCTATTATCAATGCTAGCTCGTTGCACTGCTTTCAGGACGAGAGCTATCTTGTCCTGAATTATGCTAATCAGGGTACGATCCTTGATCTCGTGAATCTCCAGAAGGAAAAATCGAAAGGTCCTATTGATGAGCTTCTATGCATGTTTATGACAATTGAGTTGATGAAAGTGGTCGAGGCTCTCCATAGCGTGGGAATAGTACATGGTGACCTCAAGCCGGACAATTGCATGATCCGATTTGAAACTGGTAGTTTAGGTCCCTACCAAGCTGATGGTTCAGAAGGCTGGGACAGAAAAGGGATCTATCTCATAGATTTCGGCAGATCTTTTAATATGAGCCTTTTTGAGCCTGGCACCAAGTTTAAAGCAAATTGGAAGACAGACCAGCAAGACTGCGTTGAGATGACGAAGGGGATACCGTGGAGCTACGAGGCAGATTATTTCGGATTGGCTGGTATAATCCATTCTCTTCTGTTTGGGGAACTTATTGATACAATACAGGGCCCCGATGGGCGCGTTAGATTAAGAAACTCGTTTAAAAGATACTGGAAGCAAGATATTTGGTCATCCATATTTGATGCTCTCATCAATAGCAACTCGTTTGATTGTTTCCCAATCACTTCGATGCTCGTTGAAAGTAGGCTACAGATAGAGGCCTATTTGACTTCTCATAACACCGACAACTTAAGGTGCATCATACGAGATTTAGAGTCTGAACTGACTCAAGCAAGGAGAGGAACAAGGTTCAGCAGATGA
- the VTC4 gene encoding Vtc4p (ancestral locus Anc_5.161), translating into MKFGEQLSKSLIRQYSYYYICYDDLKNDLEENLEKNNGNWSQDLETEFLESLEVELDKVYTFCKVKHSEVVRRVQEAQEQVQHTVRALNSNTPPTALDFDILEEELSDIIADVHDIAKFSRLNYTGFQKIMKKHDKKTKFVLRPVFQIRLDAKPFFKDNYDELVQKISKLYDIVRTRGQPVKGDSSAGGKQQNFVRQTTKYWVHPDNITELKLIILKHLPVLVFNANKEFEKEDSAITSIYYDNENLDLYYGRLRKDEGAEAHRLRWYGGMGSDTIFVERKTHREDWTGEKSVKARFALKERNVNDFTKGKFTVEQAFAKMRREGKKPIKEIENLEALAIEIQYTMLKKKLRPVVRSFYNRTAFQLPGDARVRISLDTELTMVREDNFDGCDRTKGNWRRMDIGVDWPFKQLDEKDVCRFPYAVLEVKLQTQLGQEPPEWIRELVGSHLVEPVPKFSKFIHGVATLLNDKVDSIPFWLPQMGVDIKKPPIKTNINITRPDRDDDDDDEDDEDEEDAALVNAMTATGNTLDIEERAGNYGSIEGPGQTRADQGADEGASSNAAYYRRKINTARNPLTRVCYKVAGLFDHYMNGDQIVKVPKGTVFDTQVKAPPGKTICVPVRVEPKVYFATERTFLSWLSIALILGGVATTLVTYGSTTTMIASIGFFITALATIIHAVLIYATRVVNIRLKKAVDYEDKLGPPMICTFLMLSILFSFFCNLV; encoded by the coding sequence ATGAAGTTTGGTGAGCAGCTCTCAAAGTCTTTGATTAGACAGTATAGCTACTATTATATCTGTTACGATGATTTAAAGAACGACCTGGAGGAGAACTTGGAGAAAAATAATGGGAACTGGAGTCAGGACTTAGAAACGGAGTTTCTGGAATCGTTGGAAGTTGAATTGGATAAAGTTTACACGTTCTGTAAGGTGAAGCATAGCGAAGTCGTTAGACGTGTGCAAGAGGCTCAAGAGCAAGTTCAACATACCGTACGTGCTTTGAACTCCAATACTCCACCTACAGCATTGGATTTTGACATCCTGGAGGAAGAATTGAGTGATATTATCGCAGATGTTCATGATATCGCGAAGTTCTCGCGTTTGAATTACACAGGgttccagaagatcatGAAGAAACACGACAAGAAGACGAAATTCGTCTTGAGACCGGTGTTTCAGATCAGACTGGATGCCAAGCCTTTCTTTAAGGATAATTATGATGAGTTGGTGCAAAAGATCTCGAAGTTGTACGACATTGTGAGAACCAGGGGTCAGCCTGTCAAGGGTGATTCTTCTGCCGGCGGTAAGCAACAGAATTTCGTTAGGCAAACTACTAAATACTGGGTTCATCCAGACAATATCACAGAGCTGAAATTGATCATTCTGAAGCATTTGCCCGTGCTGGTGTTCAATGCCAATAAGGAGTTTGAGAAGGAGGATTCTGCGATCACCTCTATTTATTATGATAATGAGAATTTGGATCTTTACTACGGTCGTTTGAGAAAGGACGAAGGTGCTGAAGCTCATAGATTGAGGTGGTACGGTGGTATGGGGTCTGATACGATTTTTGTGGAAAGGAAGACTCACAGAGAAGATTGGACCGGTGAGAAGTCTGTGAAGGCCAGATTTGCGCTCAAAGAACGTAATGTTAACGATTTCACCAAGGGTAAATTTACTGTTGAGCAGGCATTTGCCAAGATGCGCCGTGAGGGCAAGAAACctatcaaagagattgagaaTCTAGAAGCTTTAGCCATTGAAATCCAATACACAATGCTAAAGAAAAAATTAAGACCAGTTGTCAGATCTTTCTATAACAGAACAGCGTTCCAGTTGCCTGGCGACGCAAGGGTGCGTATATCCCTGGATACCGAATTGACCATGGTTAGAGAGGACAATTTTGACGGATGCGACAGAACAAAGGGCAATTGGAGAAGAATGGATATCGGAGTTGACTGGCCATTCAAACAGCTAGACGAGAAGGATGTTTGCAGATTCCCATACGCCGTTTTGGAAGTTAAACTACAGACACAATTGGGCCAGGAGCCTCCAGAATGGATTCGTGAGTTGGTCGGATCCCATTTGGTAGAACCGGTACCCAAATTCTCTAAATTTATCCACGGCGTTGCCACTCTACTGAACGATAAAGTGGATTCCATTCCCTTCTGGCTACCGCAAATGGGTGTCGACATCAAGAAACCACCTATCAAGACTAACATTAACATCACTAGGCCTGACAGagacgatgacgatgacgacgaggatgacgaggatgaagaagacgcCGCTTTGGTCAATGCAATGACCGCCACCGGCAACACACTggatattgaagaaagagctggtaATTATGGTTCGATCGAAGGCCCTGGACAAACGCGGGCTGACCAGGGTGCTGATGAAGGAGCAAGCTCTAACGCCGCTTACTACCGGAGAAAGATAAACACCGCTAGGAACCCGCTAACCAGAGTATGTTACAAGGTTGCTGGTTTATTCGACCACTACATGAACGGCGACCAGATCGTCAAAGTTCCTAAGGGAACCGTTTTCGACACCCAAGTCAAGGCCCCACCAGGCAAGACTATCTGCGTGCCGGTTCGTGTGGAACCAAAGGTTTACTTTGCCACCGAGAGGACCTTCCTCTCCTGGCTTTCGATCGCGTTGATCTTGGGTGGTGTGGCAACAACCCTAGTCACTTACGGCTCAACTACTACCATGATTGCATCTATTGGTTTTTTCATCACTGCTCTTGCCACCATAATTCACGCAGTGCTGATCTATGCCACAAGAGTGGTAAATATAAGGCTCAAGAAAGCAGTCGACTACGAAGACAAGCTTGGACCACCAATGATCTGCACTTTCCTAATGCTTTCCATCCTATTTTCATTCTTCTGTAATTTGGTGTGA
- the RPC17 gene encoding DNA-directed RNA polymerase III subunit RPC17 (ancestral locus Anc_5.160) codes for MKILEARDAFFSDYETLQFLSKLERQHHWDEDSTTHDRRDKKKIKTHKPYNNPELQAITRDTIAYLTTDKGVPQEDDESSGNNDKKKSAISSLNDQRFSELVAQLNNFDLFKAEKLQIVNQLPTTMVHLYAVVEECDTRFTQEQIEQILGITAQYL; via the coding sequence ATGAAGATCCTGGAGGCGCGCGATGCATTCTTCAGCGACTACGAGACATTGCAGTTTTTGTCGAAGCTTGAACGACAACACCATTGGGATGAAGACTCCACCACACACGACCGCAGGGAcaagaaaaagatcaagactCACAAACCATACAACAACCCAGAACTGCAGGCGATCACCAGAGACACAATCGCCTACCTAACTACCGACAAGGGTGTCCCACAGGAGGATGATGAGTCTTCCGGAAACAACgacaagaaaaaatcagCCATTAGCTCGCTGAACGATCAGAGGTTCAGCGAGCTGGTTGCACAGTTGAATAATTTCGACCTATTCAAGGCGGAAAAACTACAAATCGTGAACCAACTGCCCACTACTATGGTTCATCTGTACGCCGTCGTAGAAGAGTGCGACACTCGGTTCACGCAGGAACAAATAGAACAGATACTGGGCATCACCGCCCAGTATCTGTGA
- the CRH1 gene encoding transglycosylase (ancestral locus Anc_5.159) yields the protein MVKAGLVSAIAIASFWSRVVNGQSSTVAGDCNPLKSTNCSPDKALATSFAEDFSSESDWFEKDNDSGEINYGSDGLQMTLAKRYDNPGLKSKFYLMYGKVEAVLKAGPGTGIVSSFFLQSDDLDEIDLEWVGSDDTQFQSNYFSKGNVATYDRGAFHGVSQPQAEFHNYTIDWAMDKTVWYLDGQPVRTLENTTSEGYPQSPMFLKMGIWAGGDPSNEPGTIEWAGGLVDYSKAPFSMYIKKIVVTDYSSGSEYSYGDQSGSWESIKAKDGSVYGRYDVAQQEFAALSNGEAISNSTTTSSTSSTISSSILSSSAASSSTLSSSAVSSSTLSSSAVSSFTLSSSAVSSSALSSSSSGFSESSASSAISSTAKASSETSSSTTSSAASSTTSASPETSSAASSSVSSSSGPSEASASSHSSEVNTSPTAVSTLQPSTEKPSLTTSTSRAQESTKSSSAVSVLVSNEGILVSYSCGLTGLLTGLALALVC from the coding sequence ATGGTCAAAGCAGGTTTAGTATCTGCCATTGCTATTGCTTCTTTTTGGAGTCGTGTGGTAAATGGTCAGAGTTCTACTGTCGCAGGCGATTGCAATCCTTTGAAATCGACCAATTGTTCTCCAGACAAAGCTTTGGCGACGAGTTTTGCGGAAGATTTCAGTTCTGAGTCCGATTGGTTCGAGAAAGATAATGACAGCGGCGAGATCAACTACGGGAGCGATGGTCTTCAGATGACGTTGGCAAAAAGATACGATAACCCTGGTTTGAAATCCAAGTTTTATCTGATGTATGGTAAAGTGGAGGCAGTCTTGAAGGCCGGACCTGGCACGGGAATTGTCTCCTCATTTTTTCTGCAGAGTGACGATTTGGACGAGATTGATTTGGAGTGGGTAGGCTCTGATGACACTCAGTTTCAGTCCAACTATTTCTCGAAGGGTAACGTTGCTACATATGATCGCGGTGCCTTCCATGGTGTGAGTCAACCGCAGGCGGAGTTTCACAACTATACGATCGATTGGGCTATGGACAAGACTGTGTGGTACTTGGATGGTCAACCAGTTAGGACTCTGGAGAATACTACTTCCGAGGGTTATCCACAATCGCCtatgtttttgaagatgggAATCTGGGCCGGCGGCGACCCAAGCAATGAACCGGGTACCATTGAATGGGCTGGCGGTCTTGTCGATTATTCAAAGGCTCCATTTTCAATGtatatcaagaagattgTGGTCACGGACTATTCCAGTGGCTCCGAGTACAGTTACGGTGATCAATCTGGGTCCTGGGAATCCATCAAGGCTAAAGATGGATCCGTTTACGGCAGATATGACGTAGCACAGCAAGAATTTGCGGCTTTGTCCAACGGCGAGGCGATTTCTAACAGCACCACTACCTCTTCTACCTCTTCTACTATTAGCTCTTCAATTCTAAGCTCTTCCGCTGCGAGCTCCTCCACTTTGAGCTCCTCCGCCGTGAGCTCTTCCACTTTGAGCTCCTCCGCCGTGAGCTCTTTCACTTTGAGCTCCTCCGCCGTGAGTTCTTCCGCTTTGAGCTCCTCCAGCTCAGGCTTCAGCGAATCAAGCGCATCTTCGGCGATTTCATCTACagcaaaagcttcttctgaGACTTCTTCGAGCACAACTTCCTCCGCCGCGTCATCCACTACAAGCGCATCCCCCGAGACATCCTCGGCCGCATCCTCCAGCGTCTCCTCTTCTAGCGGACCCTCTGAAGCCTCAGCATCCTCTCACAGCTCTGAGGTCAACACTTCCCCAACGGCAGTGTCTACGCTACAGCCATCTACAGAGAAACCTTCTCTAACAACTAGCACAAGCAGGGCCCAAGAGTCGACTaaatcatcttcagccGTTTCGGTGCTGGTGAGTAACGAAGGTATCCTCGTAAGTTACTCCTGCGGCCTGACGGGTTTATTAACCGGACTGGCCCTAGCCTTGGTTTGTTAA